A window of Nitrospira sp. contains these coding sequences:
- a CDS encoding DNA-directed RNA polymerase subunit alpha encodes MKDFQIPMRVEVDKDTLSPTFGRFTTEAFERGFGTTVGNSLRRVLLSSLTGAAVTTVKIEGVLHEFSTIPGVTEDVTTIILNVKSLRLALQGDKPKTIRLKKKGPGEAKGSDITHDGDVTILTPDLHIATLDKDATLDMEMTIKHGRGFVPAERNKEEGLPIGVIAIDSIFSPIKRVNFHVENARVGRMTDYDKLTLEIWTDGTISPRDALSNAAGILREHLDIFINPEERTDAKPAAGGEDLSDEVNKNLYRSVNELELSVRAANCLKNANIKTIADLVQKTEAEMLKTKNFGKKSLNEIKEILTEMGLSLGMKVDALPSGDGGVRSE; translated from the coding sequence ATGAAAGACTTTCAGATCCCCATGCGGGTGGAAGTCGATAAGGACACTCTTTCCCCGACATTCGGCAGATTTACGACCGAGGCATTTGAGCGAGGATTTGGCACAACGGTGGGAAACTCCCTGCGCCGTGTGCTGTTGTCTTCCTTGACTGGGGCAGCCGTGACGACCGTCAAGATTGAGGGAGTGTTGCACGAATTCTCCACGATTCCGGGCGTCACCGAAGATGTTACGACCATTATTCTGAATGTGAAAAGCCTTCGCTTGGCTTTGCAGGGTGACAAGCCAAAGACGATTCGCCTGAAGAAGAAGGGCCCGGGAGAAGCCAAGGGGTCTGATATCACGCATGACGGAGATGTCACCATTCTCACCCCCGATCTGCACATTGCGACGCTCGACAAGGATGCCACGCTTGATATGGAGATGACCATCAAGCATGGCCGAGGGTTCGTGCCGGCGGAACGGAATAAGGAAGAAGGGCTGCCGATCGGCGTCATCGCGATCGACTCGATTTTCTCTCCGATCAAGCGAGTCAACTTTCATGTGGAAAATGCTCGTGTCGGCCGCATGACCGACTACGATAAGCTGACCTTGGAAATCTGGACCGACGGGACGATTTCCCCGCGCGATGCGTTGTCCAATGCGGCAGGGATTCTCCGCGAGCATCTGGATATCTTCATCAATCCCGAAGAGCGGACCGACGCAAAGCCCGCGGCCGGAGGTGAAGATCTGTCCGATGAGGTGAACAAGAATTTGTATCGCAGCGTCAACGAGCTCGAGTTGTCGGTGCGAGCAGCCAACTGTTTGAAGAATGCCAATATCAAAACGATCGCCGATTTGGTTCAGAAGACCGAAGCCGAAATGTTGAAAACCAAGAATTTCGGCAAAAAGTCGCTCAATGAAATCAAGGAAATCCTGACTGAAATGGGACTGAGCCTTGGAATGAAAGTTGACGCCTTGCCGTCCGGTGACGGGGGCGTGCGTTCAGAGTAA
- the rpsD gene encoding 30S ribosomal protein S4 produces the protein MAKYSGPVCRLCRREGEKLFLKGSRCMTEKCAIERRSYPPGQHGQARQRTSDYSLQLREKQKLKRIYGLQECQFRGIFERAERQTGVTGDTLLRLLECRLDNVVYRLGFGASRKEARQLVNHGHLMLNGRKVKAPGALVKAGDSIEVRQKSRELIPIQGALAAVDGRGIPEWLELDRAACKGTIRSLPTKEHIVLPVNEQMVVELYSR, from the coding sequence GTGGCAAAATATAGTGGACCTGTCTGCCGCTTGTGTCGGAGAGAGGGCGAAAAGCTCTTCTTGAAGGGGTCTCGTTGCATGACCGAAAAGTGCGCGATCGAGCGCCGGAGTTATCCCCCTGGGCAGCATGGTCAGGCTCGCCAGCGGACATCCGACTACAGTCTGCAGTTGCGCGAGAAGCAGAAACTGAAGAGAATTTATGGGCTTCAAGAGTGCCAATTCCGAGGCATCTTCGAGCGAGCCGAGCGTCAGACTGGGGTCACTGGTGATACGCTGTTGCGTTTGCTCGAGTGCCGTCTGGATAACGTCGTCTATCGGCTTGGGTTTGGTGCCTCGAGAAAAGAGGCCAGGCAATTGGTGAATCATGGCCACCTGATGCTTAACGGGCGTAAGGTGAAGGCCCCCGGTGCCTTGGTGAAAGCCGGTGATTCAATTGAAGTTCGACAGAAAAGCCGTGAGTTGATCCCCATTCAGGGCGCGTTAGCTGCCGTTGATGGCCGTGGCATTCCGGAATGGCTCGAGTTGGATAGGGCGGCTTGCAAGGGGACTATCCGGTCCTTGCCCACCAAAGAACACATTGTTCTGCCGGTCAACGAACAGATGGTCGTTGAACTGTACTCACGCTAG
- the rpsK gene encoding 30S ribosomal protein S11 — MSVKKGKKKERKIVQSGVAHVQASFNNTIVTITDMSGNTVVWASSGNQGFKGSRKSTPFAAQRAGEAAARKAMENGMRQVDVYVNGPGAGRESAIRSLQSAGLRINLIRDVTPIPHNGCRPPKRRRV, encoded by the coding sequence ATGAGTGTGAAGAAGGGGAAGAAGAAGGAACGGAAGATTGTTCAAAGCGGAGTGGCGCATGTCCAGGCATCGTTCAACAATACGATTGTGACCATTACCGATATGAGCGGCAACACGGTCGTTTGGGCCAGCTCAGGCAATCAAGGATTTAAGGGATCGCGGAAGAGCACGCCGTTTGCGGCTCAGCGGGCGGGAGAGGCTGCAGCAAGAAAAGCGATGGAGAACGGGATGCGCCAGGTTGATGTATATGTCAACGGGCCTGGTGCAGGTCGGGAGTCTGCCATTCGTTCGCTGCAGAGTGCCGGATTGCGCATCAATTTGATTCGCGATGTCACGCCGATCCCTCACAACGGCTGCCGACCGCCGAAACGTCGGCGCGTCTAA
- the rpsM gene encoding 30S ribosomal protein S13 produces the protein MARIAGVDLPKDKRIEIGLTYVYGIGRVAAREILKKAGVDGAIRVKDVSEDKIVKIREVIERDYRVEGDLRKEVSMNIKRLVDTGTFRGLRHRKGLPVRGQRTKTNARTRKGRRAGVGSKPQKPAGSRA, from the coding sequence ATGGCACGTATTGCTGGCGTAGATTTGCCAAAAGACAAGCGAATTGAAATCGGGTTGACCTATGTGTATGGCATCGGCCGGGTGGCGGCGCGTGAGATCCTCAAAAAGGCTGGGGTCGATGGAGCCATTCGCGTCAAAGATGTCAGTGAAGACAAGATCGTCAAGATTCGAGAAGTCATCGAACGTGACTATCGGGTTGAAGGCGACCTTCGCAAAGAAGTGTCGATGAATATCAAGCGATTGGTAGATACCGGAACGTTTCGTGGACTCCGGCATCGCAAGGGATTGCCTGTTCGCGGACAGCGGACGAAAACCAATGCGCGCACTCGCAAAGGCCGACGTGCCGGAGTGGGGAGCAAGCCGCAAAAGCCCGCAGGTTCCAGAGCGTAA
- the rpmJ gene encoding 50S ribosomal protein L36, translating to MKVKSSVKPICAKCKVVRRRGVVRVLCANPRHKQRQG from the coding sequence ATGAAGGTCAAGTCCTCAGTGAAGCCGATCTGTGCGAAATGTAAAGTTGTCCGCAGGCGCGGGGTGGTGCGCGTATTATGCGCCAATCCTCGCCATAAACAACGGCAGGGATAA
- the infA gene encoding translation initiation factor IF-1 encodes MPKEDVIEVTGTVAETLPNAMFRVELEHGHRILAHISGKMRMHFIRILPGDKVTVQLSPYDLTRGRITYRFK; translated from the coding sequence GTGCCAAAAGAAGATGTCATAGAAGTGACCGGCACGGTAGCTGAGACGCTTCCGAACGCGATGTTCCGCGTAGAGCTGGAGCACGGGCACCGGATTTTGGCGCATATATCAGGGAAAATGCGCATGCATTTTATCCGTATCCTTCCCGGCGATAAGGTGACGGTGCAATTATCGCCCTATGATCTTACGCGGGGCAGGATTACCTATCGCTTCAAGTAG
- the map gene encoding type I methionyl aminopeptidase encodes MIVFKTSDEVALMAKASRVVAEVLELLKEKVAPGITTDDLDRMAEEAIRAKGAIPAFKGYRNYPKTLCASVNEQVVHGIPSKRKLKVGDIIGLDLGAIVSGFYGDSAVTVPVGTVNPEALRLIQVTEEAMYRGIAKAVIGNRLSDVSHAIQTHVEQAGFAVVTEFVGHGIGRQLHEEPQVPNYGRPGQGPRLQVGMVLAIEPMVNMGGSAVRILEDRWTAVTEDGRLSAHFEHTIAIQPSGPARILSQLSH; translated from the coding sequence ATGATCGTGTTTAAAACCTCGGACGAGGTTGCCTTGATGGCGAAGGCCTCCCGAGTTGTTGCTGAAGTGTTGGAGTTACTCAAAGAAAAAGTGGCTCCTGGTATTACGACTGATGATTTGGATCGAATGGCAGAGGAAGCCATTCGTGCGAAAGGGGCAATCCCGGCGTTCAAAGGATATCGAAACTATCCCAAGACCCTCTGTGCCTCCGTCAATGAACAGGTTGTGCACGGGATTCCTTCCAAGCGCAAGCTGAAAGTCGGCGATATTATTGGGTTAGACCTTGGAGCCATTGTCTCTGGATTCTATGGCGATTCTGCCGTGACGGTGCCGGTCGGGACCGTGAATCCCGAGGCGTTGCGTTTGATTCAGGTGACGGAAGAGGCGATGTATCGCGGGATTGCCAAAGCCGTCATCGGCAATCGCCTCTCCGATGTCTCTCATGCTATACAGACCCATGTGGAGCAGGCCGGATTTGCGGTAGTGACTGAATTTGTCGGTCATGGTATAGGAAGGCAACTCCACGAAGAACCGCAGGTTCCGAATTACGGTCGGCCTGGTCAGGGGCCACGTCTCCAGGTCGGCATGGTGCTCGCCATTGAGCCAATGGTGAATATGGGTGGCAGCGCGGTGCGCATTTTGGAAGATCGATGGACGGCAGTGACCGAGGACGGACGCCTGTCGGCCCATTTCGAACATACGATTGCCATCCAGCCGAGTGGGCCGGCACGGATTCTTTCACAGCTGTCACACTAA
- a CDS encoding adenylate kinase, with translation MRIVFLGAPGVGKGTQADRVTAQFGWPKISTGDLLREAVRNQTALGIEAKKSMDAGKLVPDSVVIGMVREKLADPSCQQGFVLDGFPRTVPQAEELSAILKGKGLQLDRVINFRVSREDIVTRLSGRRSCPKCQSVFHVKFAPPKTEGLCDRCSGALMQRSDDKPETIEARLRVYDEQTAPLIAYYERNGNLSHLDGAGPMEQVYSRLSTLLAGLGSK, from the coding sequence ATGCGAATTGTATTTCTTGGAGCCCCAGGCGTAGGTAAGGGCACTCAGGCTGATCGGGTCACAGCACAATTCGGATGGCCGAAGATCTCCACGGGTGATCTCTTGCGTGAGGCCGTCCGCAACCAGACCGCGCTAGGGATCGAAGCAAAAAAAAGTATGGATGCCGGAAAGCTGGTTCCGGACAGCGTTGTCATCGGCATGGTGAGAGAGAAGCTGGCGGATCCCTCTTGTCAGCAAGGATTTGTTCTGGATGGATTTCCACGAACCGTTCCACAAGCCGAAGAACTGAGTGCCATTTTGAAGGGGAAGGGTCTGCAGCTCGATCGCGTGATAAATTTTCGGGTTTCCCGCGAGGATATCGTGACACGCCTAAGTGGACGACGTAGTTGCCCGAAATGTCAAAGCGTGTTTCATGTAAAGTTCGCACCTCCGAAGACTGAAGGGTTGTGTGACCGATGTAGCGGTGCGCTCATGCAGCGCAGCGATGATAAGCCAGAAACGATCGAAGCTCGCCTGAGGGTGTATGACGAGCAGACGGCTCCCTTGATCGCCTACTATGAGCGGAACGGAAATCTGAGTCATCTCGATGGCGCTGGCCCGATGGAGCAAGTGTACAGCCGGCTCTCGACGCTGCTTGCTGGGCTTGGCTCTAAATGA
- the secY gene encoding preprotein translocase subunit SecY: MFERLLTSFQNIFKIPELRTRVLFTLGMLIVYRVGAHIPTPGINGEALSDFLQKQGGALLGFLDIFSGGSLSRLTIFALGIMPYISASIILQLLTVVIPHLSKLAKEGERGRKKIIQYTRFGTIVIALIQGFGIAVGLEQMNQGAFVMSPGWGFRFMTVITLCAGTGFLMWLGEQITERGIGNGISLIIFAGIVARLPAAVAQTFDLYKVGQLSFPLLLVLTLVMFGVVAAIVFLESGRRKVPVQYAKRVIGRRVYGGQSTHIPLKINTAGVIPPIFASSIIAFPATIAGFFETPWIKAIGAQLAPGSILYTLMYVGLIVFFCFFYTAVVMNPVDMADNLKKYGGFVPGIRPGQRTSDYIYSVLTKITFAGAIYLAIVCVIPEFLIYKLNMPFYFGGTSLLIVIGVGLDTAQQIESHLLNRNYDGFLQKGKLRGRTT; this comes from the coding sequence GTGTTTGAGCGTCTGCTGACCAGCTTCCAAAACATCTTTAAGATTCCAGAGCTCCGCACGCGTGTCCTTTTCACGCTCGGGATGCTGATAGTGTATCGCGTCGGCGCTCATATTCCCACGCCAGGGATCAACGGCGAAGCCTTGTCTGATTTTCTGCAGAAGCAAGGTGGAGCGTTGCTCGGCTTTTTGGATATCTTCTCTGGCGGGTCTCTCTCACGGTTGACGATCTTTGCGCTGGGCATTATGCCCTATATCAGCGCGTCCATCATTCTGCAGCTTTTGACCGTCGTCATTCCTCATCTGTCCAAGCTGGCGAAGGAGGGGGAGCGCGGGCGTAAGAAGATCATTCAATATACCCGTTTTGGCACGATCGTCATTGCCTTGATCCAGGGATTCGGGATCGCCGTCGGTCTTGAGCAGATGAATCAAGGGGCGTTTGTCATGAGCCCAGGCTGGGGCTTTCGCTTTATGACCGTCATTACGCTGTGTGCCGGTACCGGTTTCTTAATGTGGCTGGGTGAACAGATTACCGAGCGGGGAATCGGGAACGGCATTTCATTGATTATTTTCGCAGGTATCGTCGCGAGATTGCCGGCAGCCGTCGCACAGACGTTCGACTTATATAAAGTTGGGCAGTTGAGCTTCCCGCTGTTGTTGGTGCTCACTCTGGTGATGTTTGGTGTCGTTGCGGCTATTGTGTTTCTTGAGAGTGGCCGCCGAAAAGTACCGGTGCAGTATGCCAAGCGGGTGATCGGCCGACGGGTATATGGCGGACAGAGTACGCATATCCCGCTAAAAATCAATACGGCCGGGGTCATCCCGCCGATTTTTGCGTCTTCGATTATCGCGTTTCCAGCCACAATTGCCGGTTTTTTTGAAACACCGTGGATCAAGGCGATCGGAGCACAACTGGCGCCGGGCTCCATTTTGTACACATTGATGTATGTGGGACTGATCGTGTTTTTCTGTTTCTTCTATACCGCGGTGGTCATGAACCCTGTCGATATGGCGGACAATCTCAAGAAGTATGGCGGCTTCGTACCGGGGATTCGGCCCGGGCAGCGTACGTCTGATTACATCTATTCGGTCCTCACGAAGATTACGTTTGCCGGGGCCATCTATTTAGCCATCGTGTGTGTCATCCCAGAATTTCTGATTTATAAATTGAATATGCCGTTTTACTTCGGGGGCACCTCCCTCCTGATTGTGATCGGAGTGGGATTGGATACGGCTCAGCAGATCGAGTCTCATCTCTTGAACCGGAACTACGATGGATTCCTTCAAAAGGGAAAACTTCGAGGAAGGACCACGTAG
- the rplO gene encoding 50S ribosomal protein L15 → MKLHDLAPSRGAKHKRKRIGRGPGSGHGKTATKGHKGLKARSGGGKRPGFEGGQMPLIRRVPKYGFTNQFRTEYTIINLKSLAGLETTEAITPQLLMNEGLVRRKGELIKILAQGELTKPLVIQAHKFSKSAEAKIQAAGGRAEVIPCV, encoded by the coding sequence ATGAAGTTGCATGATCTTGCTCCCTCTCGTGGAGCGAAGCACAAACGGAAACGTATCGGACGTGGTCCCGGTTCGGGGCATGGCAAAACTGCTACCAAGGGTCATAAGGGATTAAAGGCCAGATCCGGCGGGGGAAAGCGCCCTGGATTTGAAGGCGGCCAAATGCCGTTGATCCGTCGTGTCCCAAAGTACGGCTTTACCAATCAATTTCGCACAGAATATACGATCATTAATTTAAAAAGTTTGGCTGGTCTCGAAACGACCGAAGCCATTACGCCCCAACTCTTGATGAATGAAGGCCTTGTTCGACGCAAAGGAGAGCTGATCAAGATCCTGGCCCAAGGAGAGCTCACAAAGCCACTGGTCATCCAGGCTCATAAATTCAGCAAATCAGCGGAGGCAAAGATTCAGGCAGCCGGAGGGAGGGCCGAGGTCATTCCCTGTGTTTGA
- the rpmD gene encoding 50S ribosomal protein L30: MATQKKSSDTQQSLRITLKRSPIGTPQKHRLVLRGLGLRKLNATVLRPATDQVKGMIAKVGYLLEVSPQ, from the coding sequence ATGGCTACTCAAAAAAAATCGTCAGATACTCAACAAAGCCTTCGCATTACATTGAAGCGAAGCCCCATCGGAACGCCACAGAAGCATCGTCTCGTACTGCGGGGTTTGGGACTTCGGAAGCTGAACGCCACGGTGCTGAGACCGGCGACTGATCAGGTCAAGGGTATGATTGCCAAGGTCGGCTATTTACTGGAAGTGAGTCCCCAATGA
- the rpsE gene encoding 30S ribosomal protein S5 — MRVNPEELSLKDKVVFINRVAKVVKGGKRFNFCALVVVGDGQGYVGVGKGKAAEVPVAISKAVEQAKKHLVRVPIKGGTIPHEVHGLFGAEHVLLKPAADGTGIIAGGAVRAVVELAGAHNIIAKTLGRGNPFNAVRATLNGLQQLCDPQEIMRLRRTVGSEAQVHV; from the coding sequence GTGCGAGTGAATCCCGAAGAATTAAGTTTGAAGGACAAGGTAGTCTTCATCAACCGTGTCGCAAAGGTTGTGAAGGGTGGTAAGCGCTTCAACTTTTGTGCGTTGGTCGTGGTTGGTGATGGGCAGGGGTACGTCGGTGTCGGTAAGGGAAAGGCAGCAGAAGTTCCGGTTGCCATCTCAAAGGCGGTCGAGCAGGCCAAAAAACATTTGGTCCGGGTACCGATCAAGGGCGGAACGATCCCTCACGAAGTCCACGGCTTGTTTGGCGCCGAACATGTCTTGCTGAAGCCGGCGGCCGATGGGACTGGCATTATTGCCGGTGGAGCCGTGCGTGCGGTCGTCGAGCTCGCCGGGGCTCACAACATTATTGCCAAGACACTCGGACGCGGCAATCCCTTTAACGCCGTAAGGGCGACCCTGAACGGTCTACAACAGTTGTGTGATCCGCAAGAAATTATGCGACTCCGCCGTACGGTGGGGAGTGAAGCGCAGGTACATGTCTAA
- a CDS encoding 50S ribosomal protein L18 gives MNTQEKNRKLARRKQRVRKSVVGTSDRPRLNVFRSRSHIYAQVIDDLRGHTVAAASTLDESVRKTVKSTGGIEGAKAVGKLIAERAKAAKVSTVVFDRGGRLYHGRVKALADASREGGLLF, from the coding sequence ATGAATACCCAAGAAAAAAATCGAAAACTGGCCCGACGTAAACAACGGGTTCGAAAATCTGTGGTAGGTACGAGCGATCGTCCGCGTCTGAACGTGTTCCGTAGCCGCTCTCATATCTATGCGCAAGTCATTGACGACCTTCGCGGCCATACGGTCGCTGCAGCCTCTACCCTTGACGAATCGGTTCGCAAAACGGTGAAGTCGACCGGTGGCATTGAAGGCGCGAAGGCGGTCGGAAAGCTGATTGCAGAACGTGCAAAAGCGGCCAAAGTGTCCACGGTGGTGTTTGATCGCGGTGGCCGGCTGTATCACGGGCGTGTGAAAGCCTTGGCCGATGCCTCCCGTGAGGGGGGGCTGCTGTTTTAG
- the rplF gene encoding 50S ribosomal protein L6, with translation MSRIGRKPISVPAGVDVKVAGRVVSVKGPIGKLDWKLTEGLSVAVNDGHLVVNRSGDARELRAMHGLVRAELSNIIQGVTKGYEKALEITGVGYKAQLQGREMSFNVGYINPVTYTVPQGIDVKVDKQTLIAIRGIDKRLVGQVAANIRSIKPPDVYKQKGIRYAGEVLRKKAGKTGK, from the coding sequence ATGTCGAGGATTGGGCGGAAACCTATTTCAGTTCCAGCCGGGGTCGATGTCAAAGTCGCTGGCCGGGTCGTGTCGGTCAAGGGCCCGATCGGCAAGCTCGATTGGAAATTGACCGAAGGCTTGAGTGTTGCGGTAAACGACGGGCATCTTGTGGTGAATCGATCAGGCGATGCGCGAGAGTTACGAGCCATGCATGGCTTGGTTCGCGCTGAGCTGAGCAATATCATCCAAGGCGTCACGAAGGGATATGAAAAAGCATTGGAAATCACTGGTGTCGGCTACAAGGCTCAACTTCAGGGACGGGAAATGAGCTTCAATGTCGGCTATATCAATCCTGTGACGTACACGGTACCGCAAGGGATTGACGTGAAAGTCGACAAGCAAACCCTTATTGCGATTCGCGGAATTGACAAGCGCCTCGTGGGGCAAGTCGCTGCGAACATCCGATCGATTAAACCCCCTGACGTGTATAAGCAGAAGGGGATTCGGTACGCTGGTGAAGTCTTGAGAAAGAAGGCCGGCAAAACCGGCAAATAG
- the rpsH gene encoding 30S ribosomal protein S8, translating into MITDPIADLLVRLGNGARRRQDVVRVPVSKVKRQILNILGKEGFILGYAEQQEKGLPIFAVQLRYVDEARPMITGMRRISKPGRRVYVGREDVPKVRNGIGVAVISTSKGLMTDADSRKAGLGGEVLCSVW; encoded by the coding sequence ATGATTACTGATCCCATTGCAGATTTGCTAGTGCGTCTTGGGAATGGCGCTCGTCGTCGCCAAGATGTTGTCAGGGTGCCGGTTTCCAAGGTGAAACGGCAGATTCTTAATATTCTGGGAAAAGAAGGCTTCATCCTGGGCTATGCCGAGCAACAGGAGAAAGGGTTGCCGATTTTCGCTGTCCAGCTTCGGTACGTTGACGAAGCGCGCCCGATGATTACCGGCATGCGAAGAATCAGTAAGCCTGGGCGACGGGTGTATGTCGGAAGAGAGGATGTGCCGAAGGTTCGGAACGGCATTGGCGTGGCTGTTATTTCGACATCCAAAGGTCTGATGACCGATGCTGATTCCAGGAAGGCTGGATTAGGCGGGGAAGTGCTTTGTTCCGTATGGTAA
- a CDS encoding type Z 30S ribosomal protein S14 produces the protein MSRLALRNKAAVKSKFACRDYHRCGICGRVRGFLRRFRMCRICFRFLSLKGEIPGVRKSSW, from the coding sequence GTGTCACGATTAGCGTTAAGGAACAAAGCGGCGGTGAAGTCAAAGTTCGCATGCCGCGACTATCACCGATGTGGCATTTGCGGACGTGTACGTGGATTCCTGCGTCGATTCCGCATGTGTCGTATTTGTTTTAGGTTTTTAAGCCTCAAGGGCGAGATTCCTGGGGTGCGTAAGTCTAGTTGGTAA
- the rplE gene encoding 50S ribosomal protein L5 yields the protein MTTLEVSQDAGTEHQFSPRLRDTYREQVVPALMKEFGYGNLMQVPRLDRIVLNVGMGEAIQNVKLLESAATELGIITGQKPVTTRAKKAIAGFKLRQGMPIGAKVTLRSRRMWEFLDRLITLALPRIRDFRGISPKAFDGRGNYTLGLKEQLIFPEIEYDSVASIHGMDITIVTTARTNDEGKALLKHLGMPFRA from the coding sequence ATCACCACGCTTGAAGTATCTCAAGATGCGGGAACGGAACATCAGTTCTCCCCCAGATTGAGAGATACATATCGCGAGCAGGTCGTGCCGGCACTCATGAAAGAGTTTGGATACGGCAATTTAATGCAGGTCCCCAGGCTCGATAGAATCGTGTTGAACGTCGGCATGGGTGAAGCCATTCAAAACGTGAAATTGCTGGAAAGTGCCGCCACGGAGCTTGGCATTATCACCGGACAGAAGCCCGTCACGACGAGAGCGAAAAAGGCGATTGCAGGATTCAAGTTGCGTCAGGGGATGCCGATTGGAGCCAAGGTCACGCTTCGAAGCCGACGGATGTGGGAATTCTTGGACAGGCTGATCACCCTTGCTCTCCCGCGGATTCGTGATTTCCGCGGCATTTCGCCCAAGGCGTTTGATGGTCGTGGAAATTACACCCTGGGATTGAAAGAGCAATTGATTTTCCCTGAAATCGAGTACGACAGTGTCGCTTCGATTCATGGCATGGATATTACAATCGTCACTACGGCCCGGACAAATGACGAGGGCAAGGCTCTGTTGAAACATCTTGGTATGCCGTTTCGAGCATAG
- a CDS encoding 50S ribosomal protein L24, with product MARIKTKIRKGDTVVVTTGRERGKSGKVLSVDTVNGKVLVEKLNMIKRHTKPNQKLRQGGILEREAPLAISNVMFLCPVTKKPTRLGIKRQEDGRRVRLSKKSKETVE from the coding sequence ATGGCACGAATCAAAACCAAAATTCGCAAAGGCGACACCGTCGTGGTGACCACCGGCCGTGAGCGTGGAAAGTCTGGTAAGGTCCTGTCGGTAGATACGGTGAATGGCAAGGTTCTCGTAGAGAAGCTCAATATGATCAAGCGCCACACGAAGCCAAATCAGAAATTGCGGCAAGGTGGGATTCTTGAGCGCGAGGCCCCTCTGGCCATTTCCAATGTCATGTTTTTGTGCCCAGTCACCAAGAAGCCGACTCGGTTAGGGATTAAACGCCAAGAAGATGGGCGACGGGTCCGGCTGAGTAAAAAATCTAAAGAAACTGTCGAATAG
- the rplN gene encoding 50S ribosomal protein L14 has protein sequence MIQNYTYMDVADNSGAKQVMCFHVLGGTRRRYGSLGDIVVVAVKEAIPQAGVKKGDVSRAVIVRTTKEVRRDDGSYIKFDRNACVLINAQGEPVGTRIFGPVARELRWKKFMKIISLAPEVL, from the coding sequence ATGATTCAGAATTACACATACATGGATGTGGCCGATAACTCCGGCGCAAAGCAAGTCATGTGCTTTCACGTGCTTGGTGGAACCAGGCGTCGGTACGGCTCGTTAGGTGACATTGTCGTAGTGGCAGTGAAGGAAGCGATTCCTCAGGCCGGTGTCAAGAAGGGCGATGTGAGTCGCGCCGTCATTGTGCGAACGACCAAGGAGGTCCGTCGAGATGACGGATCTTACATTAAGTTTGATCGGAATGCTTGTGTGTTGATTAACGCTCAGGGCGAGCCCGTAGGAACTCGTATTTTCGGCCCAGTGGCTCGTGAGCTTCGCTGGAAGAAGTTCATGAAGATCATTTCACTTGCGCCGGAAGTCTTGTAG
- the rpsQ gene encoding 30S ribosomal protein S17, with product MKEGQEHRRQWFGNVVSNKMNKTVVVAVERSVIHPVYKKVLRRVTKLKAHDEGNVCKVGDRVQLSETRPISKDKHWRVVRVMVKGQPEK from the coding sequence ATGAAGGAAGGTCAAGAACATCGGCGTCAATGGTTTGGGAATGTCGTCAGCAACAAGATGAATAAGACCGTTGTTGTTGCCGTTGAGCGATCAGTCATCCATCCCGTATATAAGAAAGTTCTCCGTCGGGTCACGAAGCTGAAGGCCCATGATGAGGGGAATGTCTGCAAAGTCGGGGATCGAGTGCAGTTAAGCGAGACACGCCCGATCAGCAAGGATAAGCACTGGCGCGTTGTGCGCGTGATGGTCAAGGGCCAACCGGAAAAATAA
- the rpmC gene encoding 50S ribosomal protein L29, whose translation MDVKDLSALTIEELTQKEKQLRQELFNFRFQLGIGRLENPMQVRATKRDIARVKTVRRQLELLQEQSSQAVEK comes from the coding sequence ATGGATGTGAAAGATCTCAGTGCGCTCACGATTGAAGAGTTGACACAAAAAGAAAAGCAGTTACGGCAAGAGCTTTTTAATTTCCGCTTTCAGCTCGGTATTGGTCGCCTGGAAAATCCGATGCAGGTACGTGCAACCAAGCGTGACATTGCCCGGGTGAAGACGGTCAGACGCCAACTGGAGCTGTTGCAGGAACAGAGCAGCCAAGCGGTTGAGAAGTAA